The Glycine soja cultivar W05 chromosome 15, ASM419377v2, whole genome shotgun sequence region AAATGCTCTGAAACTACTAATTCTCTGTTTTTATTGGTGTGACTATGACATAATTTTAGCTTGGCATTAGGGTGTCATCAGTTAGTAGTTGTGTCATTATAATTATGTTTGTGTAGTAGTTATGGTAAGATATCCTTTTATTAGTGGTTAGCCTCTTTTCATTCATTCTTCCTTCTCTTATAACCATAGACAAACTTGTTTGTTCTATTTGTAGTTGAGTTAGAAAGTAATGAAAATTAACATTCCTTGTAGGTGCCAGATCAGATCCACGAAGCAGGGTATCATGATAGGAACATTCATAAAAAGGTAACGTATAAACCTTTATGCCTAACAATTTGATCTTAGTATGTCATTCATTCAGAGGACAATAATGCCTACATTGTTTAGATGTACCCAAGTTGTTGCCACTAGTCAGTTACTGATGAGTTAAGTTATGATTAGTGTAACTACATTTTGTACCTTGCTTAGATGAGTTGTGCACAAATAGTCATACATATAGTTTATAAATCTTTTGAATAGTTTGTTTGACAATATTTAATcgcatataatattttatatctacTTATGTCATGTACTGATGCAAAATACACTTTCCTTGGCCAAGCTTGGGCTAAGGATTCTTCTATACACACACCGTAAACCAAATTTTCTAAGATGGTTGtttgtaataaccgtcttagaaaatataaattctaagactattattataaacaaccatcttagaaagtctTACAGAGCatgctttctaagacggttgtttgTAATAACCTGACAAAACATGCTTTCTAAGACAGTTGTGATGtaataactgtcttagaatgtatactttctaagatggttatgaGTTAATAATCGTCTTAAAAATCTCGTGTTTTTGACGATGGTTATTTTGAGAACCATCGTGAAATGTATTGAATAAAGGAATTGagtaatttttaaacttttgtaaaaaataatattttattttattttaaattggtcAACATAGATATGTAGGCATGTAAgtctataaaaatttattattcatgaaatatattgtaaattaattaaattaaaaaatagacctATGTGTGTAAAAAATTCTatccttaattaatatttatcaattcaacgatttaaaaaacttcaaacttccttatatatatatatatatattttgtgtgtGTGCCACATCAGTTTTTTTGCTTACATGTCAATGCTTAATACTTCCTACCTTTTGTTACATCTCTCATTTACTAATTGCTCTATAAAATTTACTTCTCATTGCCAATTTAGACCTAAATTAGTATTCATTATCCCCGCACCATAATGCTCTAAATTGGTGTAATTCTCATCATTTTTCACctaaattttatagtttttgtgAGTTTTAGACTTGACTGCCCTGAGTTGCCTACAAgatagacatttttttttcctttgtgttCTTTTAGTTTAGTTAGGTGACGACCTTACaatgaagcaacaatcaattctAAAATATACTTGACAAAGAAAATTGAAGCAATGAAGTAAAAGCAAAACTGTGAGAATTTCAAACAGTTTTCTAACTTGTGCAATGATTTAAATGTATGTCAAAATGGACTTTTCATTCGCCGGACACTAAAAAAGATATTCCATCATTTCACCTTTGGCATAAACATAGAATGATGTGTTCTAGGAGAAGGTGGTCTTGAGGGTATTTCACGAAACACAATTAAGAGGTAGAGTTTTTTCCTGAGtgcatttttattgttaaagagGTGTTCCTCCCATTACAATGTCATAATGGACAGATGTCTATGTCACACATTGTCACGAGATTGACCTTGTACATGGAGACTTTATtctaaatgataaataactttaaaggagtgaaaaacaaaacaaaaaagcacTCATAATCCTATAACATTGTGAAGCTAATTTCTCTCAAAATGTCCAAGTCTATTATCAGCCAATTTTGTACCATAAGTAAAATTCTTGTACTCGGACCACGTAAATTCTTTGTATAGACTTTCTTTCCCTTTCATGATAGACGGTAATGGTGTTATTTTCTCATCAAGAGGTGGACCTCCAAAGTAAATCATAGAGAGCCTGGACTTGAATTCATTAGTCAAAACCCTATGTTTCACACTATGGAATCGTCCATTGGTCATAACCTATTTTGATGCACCAAccaaaaacaaggaaaaaaggAGATAAAAACACACAATTAACATGTTAGAGTGCTAGTAATTAACCATGATacataaatatatcaaaattatatgACAAACCccttttgaataaaatattattttgcacTAACATGACGTGAAAGCAAAACTTTTGAAACCTCTTTTTCAACttcctttttgaactttttcatGGTAACAAGGAGAGAGTTGAATGACCGACTGGAAATATAATAATCAACAAATCGACCGGAATTTGAGGACACACATTTTCAAAAAAGGTACTCAAAAGGAGGAtttgtatttactttttttatttttttaaattatccttagaaataggaaagaaataagaaaaaggaaaaatataattttctcatTTAACTTTTTGGTATGCACCAATAACATGCTTTGTGTTGTACCTGGAGAGAATCACCAACATTGATGAAGAAAGATTTCTGATCATGTGGGACTGAAATCCAATCTCCATCTTTAAGACAAATCTGAAGGCCTGAAGTATTGTTTGACCTAAGTAGAGAAATGATTTGTGGGTCGGTGTGTTCTCCAAACCCAATCAAGCTTTGATCATTCACAGGAATTTTAGAGTTAGCAGGGTAATGATTCACCCTAAAAACAGAGTCACTCTGTTTATCCATTAAAAGCTTACTAAACACATCTTTTTGCTGAATCTTCAACCCTTCTGCCATCAACTCAAGAATCTCACATGCCATTTTCCTTATAGAAGACATGTAATTGTTCAACAAACACCTACAATTtagcaaaaacaaaagaaaagattaataatttttttaccataactttcttaatttatttatatatgtataaattgg contains the following coding sequences:
- the LOC114386317 gene encoding gibberellin 2-beta-dioxygenase 1-like, producing the protein MAEQSGRKVVVLSKATTEQYSNIKNCMPTTFSSTIPIVDLSKPDAKTLIVKACEEFGFFKVINHGVPMEVISELESEAFKFFSLPLNEKEIVGPPNPFGYGNKKIGRNGDIGCVEYLLLSTSQEHNLSLYGKNPEKFRCLLNNYMSSIRKMACEILELMAEGLKIQQKDVFSKLLMDKQSDSVFRVNHYPANSKIPVNDQSLIGFGEHTDPQIISLLRSNNTSGLQICLKDGDWISVPHDQKSFFINVGDSLQVMTNGRFHSVKHRVLTNEFKSRLSMIYFGGPPLDEKITPLPSIMKGKESLYKEFTWSEYKNFTYGTKLADNRLGHFERN